From a single Pseudophryne corroboree isolate aPseCor3 chromosome 6, aPseCor3.hap2, whole genome shotgun sequence genomic region:
- the LOC134934648 gene encoding putative nuclease HARBI1, with protein MLQGNFSKVLRRVMNAFIRQVKQFISMPLDASALAVVKRQFQEMVSRFPHVIGVVDGTHVAIGAPKHNEEIYMNRKLFHSLNVMVVCGPSLQILSLNAKYPGSAHDAHVIRQSGIWQRLRMMEGQDMWLLGDREYPCTPWLMTPYCKLRPGPQSEFNSMLTATRQLVERTIGVLKGRFHVLHCNGGDIMYSPEMVSKVVVLCAILHNIAVRSRLEHPESEELPSEDEEPGVGRTFCQQILC; from the exons ATGTTGCAGGGCAATTTTTCTAAGGTCCTGCGACGAGTGATGAACGCTTTCATTAGGCAAgtgaagcagttcatatcaatgcctttggatgctagtgccctggctgtggtgaagcggcaattccaggaaatggttagtcgcttcccacacgttattggggttgtggatgggacacatgtagcGATTGGTGCACCTAAACATAATGAGGAAATATATatgaacaggaaactgtttcactctctgaatgtcatggttgtttgtggcccatccctccagatcctgtccctgaatgctaagtaccCTGGAAGTGcacatgatgcacatgtcattcggcaatcagggatctggcaaagattaagaatgatggaaggacaagacatgtggctattgg GAGATCGtgaatatccttgcaccccctggctcatgactccttactgcAAACTCAGGCCAGGGCCACAGTCCGAGTTTAATTCcatgcttactgccactagacagctggtggagcgcactatTGGTGTTCTTAAAGGCCGCTTCCATGTGCTCCACTGCAATggcggcgacatcatgtattcgccggaaatggtGAGTAAAGTAGTGGTCCTGTGTGCCATCCTGCAtaatattgctgtaaggagtcgCCTGGAgcatcctgaatctgaggaattgcccagcgaggatgaggagccaggggttgggcggacattTTGTCAGCAAATATTGTGTTAA